One Natrinema marinum genomic window carries:
- a CDS encoding bacterio-opsin activator domain-containing protein: MSDGATTVVGDAPRVLVVGDSKSADDAMAALEAGFEGGSLLRARSVVAAGERLADREVHCLVCPYGAADASAATSTLERLADRADGRPIVAVADEDEADRALEAGASDVVDRHASEAVFTARVRTAAERERYRLAAADARRRSGSILERADAVVWVVDADGAVAYATPAVESRLGYTPAELERASLTRIVHPDDREAVTETIDAVAAAPVGTTERVTCRLGRADGTWRVSALSCTNRLADPAVEGIVITDTGAPAADSAVDDAVRAGIDRLEDAVFAIGPRDELQYANAAALSLFAPGDGREADARSDRGPGREIPTGTVVWDLLPDGLAGALADRVREARATESMVSFEAASDSFERPLTVDIHPGADGVSIRASDRGPDAAAAADRDRLALLESVVDALDDGVAVLEDGTVRLANPALRELAGTDDLIGRDLAALFDADLASAVRERARSPVVRWMDPVSGDLAIDASRPVDVFVAPLSDPDRTLCVVRDRRGSPAAALETVRRTARTLREAETPSTVRSAVVDAVREYADADLTVWYLASDDGFRPAAIAAAERVAGGDGESIEPPWIDPEGTPLADALEDRSPTIYDRGALRRLFGPNGLRAERILAVPIAADGVVLATGTEPLAFERLDFAPIETLSDAATVALAGLKDAADLRACRRERSHLEAVAARTERLWDAERSMLNAETRADVERLLCEAVVSLTPLESAGEIELVWVGHADDGREAVVPTTWAGRDGAFLESTALPQDREGAEPTGVAAATREPTVVDDLAADSPRGPDSRARATDADTDEAWRQRLLERGFRSALSVPVAAGEVRYGTLTAYADRPSAFDERTRRVCAHLAAIAGAAIAAIETTEALLADRITELEIVLRDDAEPLSAIAHRLGSPLDVRAVVPRSTGGSTVFCAVAVADPDAARESVASVAAVDSVSVVGGGTDDAVLEIALTERTIARTVADRGGVLRSVSPVDDRTRLTIELGEPIAVRPFVRAIERTYSGAELIARRERDRLPRATRPFDRLGEHLSERQRRTLEAAYYGGFFEWPREHTGEEVADSLGVSQPTFSRHLRLAQRKLFALLFDDGADE, from the coding sequence ATGAGCGACGGTGCGACGACGGTCGTCGGCGACGCTCCGCGCGTTCTCGTCGTCGGCGACTCGAAATCGGCAGACGACGCGATGGCCGCCCTCGAGGCGGGGTTCGAGGGCGGGTCGCTGCTCAGGGCGCGGTCCGTCGTGGCCGCCGGCGAGCGCCTCGCCGACCGCGAGGTCCACTGTCTCGTCTGTCCGTACGGGGCCGCGGACGCCTCGGCGGCGACATCGACCCTCGAGCGCTTGGCCGACCGCGCCGACGGACGACCGATCGTCGCCGTCGCCGACGAGGACGAGGCCGACCGGGCGCTCGAGGCCGGCGCGAGCGATGTCGTCGACCGGCACGCGTCCGAGGCGGTGTTTACGGCGCGCGTCAGGACCGCCGCCGAGCGCGAACGCTATCGCCTCGCAGCGGCGGACGCGCGCCGCCGTTCCGGCTCGATCCTCGAGCGCGCCGACGCCGTCGTCTGGGTCGTCGACGCCGACGGGGCGGTCGCGTACGCGACGCCCGCGGTCGAGTCGCGGCTCGGATACACGCCGGCCGAACTCGAGCGGGCGTCGCTCACTCGGATCGTTCATCCGGACGACCGTGAGGCGGTGACCGAGACGATCGACGCCGTCGCGGCGGCACCCGTCGGGACGACCGAGCGCGTCACCTGTCGGCTCGGCCGCGCCGACGGCACCTGGCGGGTCTCGGCGCTTTCCTGTACCAACCGGCTCGCGGATCCGGCCGTCGAGGGAATCGTCATCACGGACACGGGCGCTCCGGCGGCCGACTCGGCCGTTGACGACGCCGTACGGGCCGGAATCGATCGGCTCGAGGACGCCGTCTTCGCGATCGGCCCGCGGGACGAGCTACAGTACGCGAACGCGGCGGCGCTGTCGCTGTTCGCCCCCGGCGACGGCCGCGAGGCGGACGCCCGCTCCGATCGCGGCCCCGGCCGCGAGATTCCCACCGGAACCGTCGTCTGGGATCTGTTGCCCGACGGCCTCGCCGGCGCGCTCGCCGATCGGGTTCGCGAGGCCCGGGCGACGGAGTCGATGGTCTCGTTCGAGGCGGCCTCCGACTCGTTCGAGCGACCGCTCACCGTCGACATCCACCCCGGAGCGGACGGCGTCTCGATCCGCGCCAGCGACCGGGGCCCCGACGCCGCGGCCGCGGCGGACCGGGATCGGCTCGCCCTCCTCGAGTCCGTCGTCGACGCGCTGGACGACGGCGTCGCCGTCCTCGAGGACGGAACGGTGCGGCTGGCTAACCCGGCGCTGCGGGAGCTCGCCGGAACGGACGACCTCATCGGCCGCGACCTCGCCGCGCTGTTCGACGCCGACCTCGCGTCGGCGGTCCGCGAGCGGGCGCGCTCGCCGGTCGTCAGGTGGATGGACCCCGTCTCCGGCGACCTCGCGATCGACGCCTCCCGGCCGGTCGACGTGTTCGTCGCGCCGCTGTCCGACCCCGACCGAACGCTCTGCGTGGTCCGCGACCGGCGTGGCTCCCCGGCCGCCGCGCTCGAGACAGTGCGCCGAACCGCCCGCACCCTTCGCGAGGCAGAGACGCCGTCGACCGTCCGCTCGGCCGTCGTCGACGCCGTCCGGGAGTACGCCGACGCCGATCTCACCGTCTGGTATCTCGCCAGCGACGACGGCTTTCGACCGGCCGCGATCGCGGCGGCGGAGCGCGTTGCCGGGGGCGACGGGGAGTCGATCGAGCCCCCGTGGATCGACCCCGAGGGGACGCCGCTGGCCGACGCGCTCGAGGACCGGTCCCCGACGATCTACGATCGGGGCGCGCTCCGGCGGCTGTTCGGTCCCAACGGCCTCCGCGCGGAGCGGATCCTGGCCGTGCCGATCGCGGCCGACGGCGTCGTCCTCGCGACCGGTACGGAGCCGCTGGCCTTCGAAAGACTCGATTTCGCCCCGATCGAGACCCTCTCGGACGCCGCTACCGTCGCGCTCGCTGGCCTCAAGGACGCCGCCGATCTCCGAGCGTGTCGACGCGAGCGTTCCCACCTCGAGGCCGTCGCGGCCCGGACGGAACGGCTGTGGGACGCCGAACGGTCGATGCTGAACGCCGAGACGCGCGCGGACGTCGAGCGATTGCTCTGCGAGGCGGTCGTTTCGCTGACGCCGCTCGAGTCGGCCGGCGAGATCGAACTCGTCTGGGTCGGCCACGCTGACGACGGCCGCGAGGCGGTCGTCCCGACGACCTGGGCCGGCCGAGACGGCGCCTTCCTCGAGTCGACGGCGCTTCCGCAGGACCGGGAGGGGGCCGAGCCGACGGGGGTCGCGGCGGCCACCCGCGAACCGACCGTCGTCGACGATCTCGCCGCCGATTCACCTCGTGGACCCGACTCACGCGCCCGAGCGACCGACGCCGACACGGACGAAGCGTGGCGGCAGCGCCTCCTCGAGCGCGGCTTTCGGTCCGCGCTGAGCGTTCCGGTCGCTGCGGGCGAAGTGCGCTACGGCACGCTCACCGCGTACGCGGACCGGCCGTCGGCCTTCGACGAGCGCACACGGCGCGTCTGCGCTCACCTCGCGGCCATCGCCGGCGCCGCCATCGCCGCGATCGAGACGACCGAGGCGTTGCTCGCCGACCGAATCACCGAACTCGAGATCGTGCTCCGAGACGATGCGGAGCCGCTGTCGGCGATCGCCCACCGGCTCGGTAGCCCGCTCGACGTTCGGGCGGTCGTTCCCCGATCCACCGGTGGTTCGACGGTCTTCTGTGCGGTCGCGGTAGCCGACCCGGACGCGGCCCGCGAGTCGGTCGCGTCGGTCGCTGCCGTCGACTCGGTGTCGGTCGTCGGCGGTGGCACCGACGATGCGGTCCTCGAGATCGCGCTGACCGAACGGACCATCGCTCGAACGGTCGCCGATCGCGGCGGCGTCCTCCGATCAGTTTCGCCGGTGGACGACCGAACCCGTCTCACGATCGAACTCGGGGAGCCGATCGCCGTCCGGCCGTTCGTTCGGGCGATAGAGCGGACTTATTCGGGGGCGGAACTGATCGCGCGCCGGGAACGGGACCGGCTGCCGCGAGCGACGCGCCCGTTCGATCGACTCGGCGAGCACCTCTCCGAGCGCCAGCGGCGGACGCTCGAGGCGGCCTACTACGGCGGCTTCTTCGAGTGGCCCCGCGAGCACACCGGCGAGGAGGTCGCCGACTCGCTGGGAGTCTCCCAGCCGACGTTTAGCCGTCACCTCCGACTGGCCCAGCGGAAACTGTTCGCGCTGCTGTTCGACGACGGCGCCGACGAGTGA
- a CDS encoding universal stress protein, whose translation MYQDLLLATDGSDPARRATDHAVELAAQLDATLHVLSVSEEGPQAEDTEDRLRHDPEDEAARAAEEAAEAAAREGVEATTEIRPGVPQEQIVDVAEANSIDMIVVGTAGRSGLDHLISGSVAEEIVRNAPVPVVTVRDQS comes from the coding sequence ATGTATCAGGATCTGCTGCTCGCGACGGACGGGAGCGACCCGGCTCGTCGAGCGACCGACCACGCGGTCGAACTGGCGGCCCAGCTCGATGCGACGCTGCACGTGCTATCGGTGTCCGAAGAGGGGCCCCAGGCCGAGGACACGGAGGACCGGTTACGCCACGATCCGGAAGACGAGGCCGCGAGGGCCGCCGAGGAGGCCGCGGAGGCGGCTGCTCGCGAGGGCGTGGAGGCGACGACGGAGATCCGTCCGGGCGTGCCCCAAGAGCAGATCGTCGACGTCGCGGAGGCGAACTCGATCGATATGATCGTCGTCGGGACGGCCGGCCGATCGGGGCTCGATCACCTGATCTCGGGGAGCGTCGCCGAAGAGATCGTCCGAAACGCGCCGGTGCCGGTGGTCACCGTTCGGGACCAGTCCTGA
- a CDS encoding cytochrome c biogenesis CcdA family protein: MVDAALVGSAIFGLTTGIGTFFSPCAFPLLPGYVGFYVSQTDGERASLGGALSRGLIAGLGVLLTFTALLGAAFWVGYSALSSVTLFEVVAGVVLLVFGLLVVTDRAPSLTIPLPKRRSSVFGFAIFGIGYALAAAGCVAPVFLSVVTRALSLPVVSASVLLGTYVGSLVVLMISLTVATGMGLVAGAGRLAAYAGPLKRLAGAVMIVAGIGQLYLAIVVLEVIQIP; this comes from the coding sequence ATGGTCGACGCGGCGCTCGTCGGCTCGGCGATCTTCGGCCTGACGACCGGCATCGGCACCTTCTTCTCGCCGTGTGCATTCCCGCTCCTGCCGGGATACGTCGGCTTCTACGTGAGCCAGACCGACGGCGAGCGCGCGTCGCTCGGCGGCGCACTGAGCCGGGGACTGATCGCCGGCCTCGGCGTCCTGCTGACGTTTACCGCCTTGCTCGGGGCGGCGTTCTGGGTCGGCTACTCCGCGCTCTCGTCCGTCACGCTGTTCGAGGTGGTCGCTGGCGTCGTTCTCCTCGTGTTCGGCCTTCTGGTCGTCACCGACCGCGCGCCCTCGTTGACCATCCCGCTCCCGAAGCGGCGCTCGAGCGTGTTCGGCTTCGCGATTTTCGGCATCGGCTACGCGCTGGCGGCAGCGGGCTGTGTCGCGCCGGTGTTCTTGAGCGTCGTCACCCGCGCGCTCTCGTTGCCCGTGGTCTCGGCGAGCGTCCTCCTCGGGACGTACGTCGGCAGCCTCGTCGTGCTCATGATCTCGCTGACCGTCGCGACGGGGATGGGCCTCGTCGCTGGCGCGGGGCGATTGGCGGCCTACGCCGGCCCGCTCAAGCGACTCGCGGGCGCGGTCATGATCGTCGCCGGTATCGGCCAGCTCTACCTCGCGATCGTCGTCCTCGAGGTAATTCAGATACCATAA
- a CDS encoding TlpA family protein disulfide reductase, protein MRRRELLAGLGGAGIVAGAGALAATGGNLDTGGSGDGSDADGSSGLVGKQFDPLEIETVDARGSEAGTVQVPAPGQPTFVDFFATWCTPCEKQMDALADAHARVSDDVVFLSVTNEPFGRSIDASELSTWWREHDGNWTIGLDPTAKLTSRYWASQYPVAVAVDASGTLRWRETGIKTADELVAGIEQAVAAGGE, encoded by the coding sequence ATGCGCCGACGCGAGCTCCTCGCCGGACTCGGTGGCGCGGGCATCGTCGCCGGTGCCGGCGCGCTCGCGGCCACCGGCGGGAATCTCGACACCGGCGGCTCCGGCGACGGCTCCGACGCCGACGGGTCGTCCGGGCTCGTCGGGAAGCAGTTCGACCCCCTCGAGATAGAGACGGTCGACGCACGCGGGAGCGAGGCCGGCACCGTTCAGGTGCCGGCGCCGGGACAGCCCACCTTCGTCGACTTCTTCGCGACGTGGTGTACGCCCTGCGAGAAACAGATGGACGCGCTGGCGGACGCACACGCTCGAGTCTCGGACGACGTCGTCTTCCTGTCGGTGACTAACGAACCGTTCGGCCGGTCGATCGACGCGTCGGAGCTCTCGACGTGGTGGCGAGAGCACGACGGAAACTGGACGATCGGCCTCGATCCGACCGCGAAGCTCACGTCCCGGTACTGGGCGAGCCAGTATCCGGTCGCCGTCGCGGTCGACGCCTCGGGAACCCTCCGGTGGCGCGAGACGGGAATCAAAACCGCGGACGAACTCGTCGCCGGCATCGAGCAGGCCGTCGCGGCCGGAGGCGAGTAG
- a CDS encoding SCO family protein, which yields MNRRTYLGSLGVAGLASAAGCLGDALGGNGSNDTETVLDPPEYEQGDPSYPIYGDEFPSFSIRDPLKEEAITLEHFVGERPFVMTHIYTSCPDGACPTLLQHLHRIQEDAAETGYTDDVGLVAMTFDPNRDTPEALRSFAAQMGIDYEAETWHFLRPETNEDAKSIMTDTFGLPLRRTEEMPNANTSTSESTNSSSGNESMSHDHGEYMFTHFSLVTLVNDRGIVERAYPRAATQNERINTEVMVEDTRTVVGVDS from the coding sequence ATGAACCGGCGGACGTATCTCGGCTCGCTCGGCGTCGCGGGGCTCGCGAGCGCGGCCGGCTGTCTCGGCGACGCGCTCGGCGGAAACGGAAGCAACGACACCGAGACCGTTCTCGACCCGCCGGAGTACGAGCAGGGCGATCCCTCGTATCCGATCTACGGCGATGAGTTCCCGTCGTTTTCGATCCGGGACCCGCTCAAGGAGGAAGCCATCACGCTCGAGCACTTCGTCGGGGAGCGCCCGTTCGTGATGACGCACATCTACACCTCCTGTCCGGACGGGGCCTGTCCCACGCTGCTCCAGCACCTCCACCGGATACAGGAAGACGCCGCCGAGACGGGCTATACGGACGACGTCGGGCTGGTCGCGATGACGTTCGATCCGAACCGCGATACGCCGGAGGCCCTCCGATCGTTCGCCGCGCAGATGGGCATCGACTACGAGGCCGAAACTTGGCACTTCCTCCGACCCGAGACCAACGAGGACGCCAAATCGATCATGACCGACACGTTCGGGCTCCCACTCCGGCGGACCGAGGAGATGCCGAACGCGAACACGTCGACGAGCGAATCGACGAACTCGTCGTCGGGCAACGAGTCGATGAGCCACGACCACGGCGAGTACATGTTCACGCATTTCTCGCTGGTCACCCTCGTCAACGACCGCGGGATCGTCGAGCGAGCGTATCCGAGGGCCGCTACCCAGAACGAACGGATCAACACCGAAGTGATGGTCGAGGACACGCGCACGGTCGTCGGGGTCGATAGCTAA
- a CDS encoding iron transporter: MNRRSFLRGTAAAGAAGTVGLAGCLERLGFEEQSAWANPPLVEDRPDAVYLPASREEMGMYGMATDGDYAAMLTYTFPHRFWIVSGGKELVEVDTDDSLHLMFSLWDRKTETVLPVNTRLEILQDGSPVDIGVSSLWPMLSQRMGFHYGDNVRLPGEGEYTARITAGPVALERTGAFEDRLGSRATLEIDFEYARSDINGLSFETIDESERGSRDALPLMNHDGDDSGGRPMGRGTPVEDLPGELLGTKRSGDAVLPALASDAARFTDGGAYLAVSPRTPYNDLIVPFTSLSATVERDGSVVAEGALTETLDGEYGHHYGLAVDDLAAGDHVTITVDTPPQVARHDGYETAFFEFEPVTYTV, encoded by the coding sequence ATGAACCGCCGGTCTTTCCTCCGTGGTACAGCCGCAGCCGGAGCCGCCGGCACCGTCGGGCTCGCCGGCTGTCTCGAGCGGCTCGGCTTCGAAGAGCAATCCGCCTGGGCGAACCCCCCGCTCGTCGAGGATCGGCCCGACGCCGTCTACCTCCCGGCCTCCCGCGAGGAGATGGGCATGTACGGCATGGCGACCGACGGCGATTACGCCGCCATGCTCACCTACACGTTTCCGCACCGCTTCTGGATCGTCAGCGGCGGGAAAGAGTTGGTCGAGGTCGACACCGACGACAGCCTCCACCTCATGTTCTCGCTTTGGGACCGCAAGACCGAGACCGTGCTGCCGGTGAACACGCGCCTCGAGATCCTGCAGGACGGTTCGCCGGTCGACATCGGCGTCTCCTCGCTGTGGCCGATGCTCTCCCAGCGGATGGGCTTTCACTACGGCGATAACGTCCGGCTGCCGGGGGAAGGCGAGTACACGGCCCGGATCACGGCCGGTCCCGTCGCGCTCGAGCGGACCGGCGCGTTCGAGGACCGGCTGGGCTCGCGGGCGACGCTCGAGATCGATTTCGAATATGCGCGGTCGGACATCAACGGGCTCTCGTTCGAGACGATCGACGAGAGCGAGCGCGGCAGCCGCGACGCGTTGCCGTTGATGAACCACGACGGGGACGACTCCGGCGGCCGACCGATGGGACGGGGAACCCCGGTCGAGGACCTCCCCGGCGAACTGCTCGGGACGAAACGCAGCGGCGACGCGGTGCTTCCCGCGCTCGCGTCCGACGCCGCCCGGTTCACCGACGGGGGCGCTTACCTGGCGGTCTCTCCCCGAACGCCGTACAACGATCTTATCGTTCCGTTCACGTCCCTGTCCGCGACCGTCGAACGCGACGGCTCGGTCGTCGCCGAGGGAGCGCTCACGGAGACGCTCGACGGCGAGTACGGCCACCACTACGGGCTCGCGGTCGACGACCTCGCCGCCGGCGATCACGTCACGATCACCGTCGACACGCCGCCGCAGGTGGCCCGCCACGACGGCTACGAGACGGCGTTTTTCGAGTTCGAGCCGGTGACCTACACGGTCTGA
- a CDS encoding M24 family metallopeptidase yields MNAPFERRLAACQRRLADQGADLAVCFPSPNLTYLTGFAESPSERHLLLFVPQAGEPALVAPSMYDDQLSELPVADLEVRLWADADEPLELVAAVLEACSLGGSDPATVLVDDRMWATFTQDLRALLPAAEFGLASAVLEPLRVRKDEVELAALRRAGEVADRVALEIRGRGTDLVGTTEADLASEIDRLLAAEGGIEPAFETIVAAGPNGARPHHHPGSREIEAGDPIVLDFGAFVPADLEVGTGRYPGDQTRTIVVGEPPAEYERVHETVRAAQEAVIDAIEPGVTASEIDRTARSLIEDAGYGDAFVHRTGHGVGLEVHEPPYIVDGSDRELEPGMVFSVEPGIYLEGEFGVRIEDLVAVTEDGAERLNDTPRGWQTGR; encoded by the coding sequence ATGAACGCCCCGTTCGAGCGCCGGCTCGCGGCCTGTCAGCGGCGGCTCGCGGATCAGGGAGCCGATCTGGCCGTCTGCTTTCCGAGCCCGAACCTGACCTATCTGACCGGATTCGCGGAATCCCCCTCCGAACGCCACCTGTTGCTGTTCGTCCCGCAAGCCGGCGAGCCCGCGCTCGTCGCGCCGTCGATGTACGACGACCAGCTGTCCGAGCTGCCGGTCGCGGATCTCGAGGTCCGCCTCTGGGCCGACGCGGACGAGCCTCTCGAACTCGTGGCGGCCGTGCTCGAAGCTTGTTCGCTCGGTGGGTCCGACCCCGCGACCGTCCTCGTCGACGACCGGATGTGGGCCACGTTCACGCAGGACCTGCGTGCGCTGTTGCCCGCGGCCGAGTTCGGGCTCGCGAGCGCCGTCCTCGAGCCGCTGCGCGTTCGGAAGGACGAGGTCGAACTCGCCGCACTTCGGCGGGCCGGCGAGGTCGCGGACCGAGTCGCGCTCGAGATCCGCGGGCGCGGGACGGACCTCGTGGGAACGACCGAGGCGGACCTGGCGAGCGAGATCGACCGGCTGCTCGCCGCCGAGGGCGGTATAGAGCCCGCCTTCGAGACGATCGTCGCCGCCGGCCCGAACGGCGCGCGCCCGCACCACCACCCCGGGTCGCGCGAGATCGAGGCCGGCGATCCGATCGTCCTCGATTTCGGTGCGTTCGTTCCGGCCGACCTCGAGGTCGGAACGGGCCGATATCCGGGCGACCAGACGCGGACGATCGTCGTCGGCGAACCGCCCGCCGAGTACGAGCGGGTCCACGAGACCGTCAGAGCGGCACAGGAGGCGGTGATCGACGCCATCGAACCGGGTGTGACGGCCAGCGAGATCGATCGCACCGCCAGGTCCCTCATCGAGGACGCCGGCTACGGCGACGCGTTCGTCCACCGAACCGGCCACGGCGTCGGTCTCGAGGTCCACGAACCGCCCTACATCGTCGACGGGAGCGATCGCGAACTCGAGCCCGGCATGGTCTTCAGCGTCGAACCGGGGATCTACCTCGAGGGCGAGTTCGGCGTCCGGATCGAGGACCTCGTCGCGGTGACCGAGGACGGAGCCGAGCGACTGAACGACACGCCGCGAGGCTGGCAGACCGGTCGATAG
- a CDS encoding alpha,alpha-trehalose-phosphate synthase (UDP-forming), with the protein MRDTERLSSTTVHNRHQRGDGRGRLGNGAIDGPDCPGSLIVVSNREPYRHEYEDESAGSDGADADGEPPTEADGGARSATARRSITVDEPTGGLTAGLDPVVQETDGTWIAWGDGDADFDVADDRNCVAVPPDEEAYTLHRLDLSEDAVDAYYYGFSNRVLWPLCHGFPDLIEDRPTDFEWYRRVNERFADAVGDHADEDSVIWLQDYHLALAPRLVQKSVPDGATVAHFWHIPWPTPQTYQHCPAGVQLLEGLLGNDLLGFHVESYVDCFLDCVERYVPSATVDRADRTVRYDGRTTRVVATPMGVDAESYDRDTRSVETDRLPSLFEEYGIPHGTALGLGLDRLDYSKGIPERLAAIERFFERNPDWRGEFTFLQKATPSRTEIDTYERYGEHVRSEVERINRRFATAEWRPIVYTEDVLPREDLCALYRHADLMVVSPLVDGMNLVAQEYVAASVDGDGTLVLSDRTGAHERLGSHALTIDPTDTDGFAGQLEHALTMTAYERRRRMNTLRQRVFAGDIEAWMDTQFDWIRRVHDGSGEGEPSSGSGPDSTEPTPPV; encoded by the coding sequence ATGCGAGATACTGAGCGGTTGTCGTCGACGACCGTACACAACCGACACCAACGGGGCGACGGACGCGGCCGGCTCGGCAACGGCGCGATCGACGGCCCTGACTGCCCCGGTTCGCTGATCGTGGTTTCGAACCGGGAACCCTACCGTCACGAGTACGAAGACGAATCCGCGGGCTCGGACGGCGCCGACGCCGACGGCGAACCGCCGACGGAGGCAGACGGCGGTGCGCGGTCGGCCACCGCGAGGCGATCGATCACGGTCGACGAACCGACCGGCGGCCTGACCGCCGGGCTTGACCCCGTGGTTCAGGAGACCGACGGAACCTGGATCGCCTGGGGCGACGGCGACGCAGACTTCGACGTGGCGGACGACCGAAACTGCGTGGCCGTGCCGCCCGACGAGGAGGCCTACACGCTCCACCGGCTCGACCTCTCCGAGGACGCGGTCGACGCCTACTACTACGGCTTCAGCAACCGCGTGCTCTGGCCGCTCTGTCACGGTTTTCCCGACCTGATCGAGGATCGACCGACGGATTTCGAGTGGTACCGGCGGGTCAACGAGCGCTTCGCCGACGCAGTCGGCGACCACGCCGACGAGGACTCGGTGATCTGGCTACAGGACTACCACCTCGCGCTCGCGCCGCGGCTGGTCCAGAAGTCGGTCCCCGACGGCGCGACCGTCGCCCACTTCTGGCACATCCCGTGGCCGACGCCGCAGACGTATCAGCACTGCCCCGCCGGCGTGCAACTCCTCGAGGGACTGCTCGGTAACGACCTGCTCGGCTTCCACGTCGAGAGCTACGTCGACTGTTTCCTCGACTGTGTCGAGCGATACGTCCCGAGCGCGACCGTCGACCGCGCCGACCGGACGGTCCGGTACGACGGACGGACGACCCGTGTCGTCGCGACGCCGATGGGCGTCGACGCGGAATCGTACGACCGGGATACCAGATCGGTCGAGACGGATCGGCTCCCATCGCTGTTCGAGGAGTACGGCATTCCCCACGGAACGGCGCTCGGGCTGGGACTCGACCGCCTCGATTACTCGAAAGGAATCCCGGAGCGGCTGGCGGCCATCGAGCGGTTCTTCGAGCGGAACCCCGACTGGCGCGGCGAGTTTACGTTCCTCCAGAAAGCGACCCCCTCGCGGACCGAGATCGACACCTACGAACGCTACGGCGAGCACGTCCGCAGCGAGGTCGAGCGGATCAACCGCCGCTTCGCGACCGCCGAGTGGCGGCCGATCGTCTACACCGAGGACGTGCTGCCCCGCGAGGACCTCTGTGCGCTCTACCGCCACGCCGATCTGATGGTCGTGAGCCCGCTGGTCGACGGAATGAACCTGGTCGCTCAGGAGTACGTCGCCGCGAGCGTCGATGGCGATGGCACGCTGGTGCTGAGCGATCGCACCGGCGCACACGAGCGCCTCGGCTCGCACGCGCTGACGATCGATCCGACCGACACCGACGGATTCGCCGGCCAACTCGAGCACGCGCTCACGATGACGGCCTACGAGCGCCGACGGCGGATGAACACGCTGCGCCAGCGCGTCTTCGCCGGCGACATCGAGGCGTGGATGGACACCCAGTTCGACTGGATCCGTCGCGTTCACGACGGCTCCGGTGAGGGCGAACCGAGTTCCGGTTCGGGGCCGGATTCCACGGAGCCGACCCCACCCGTGTAA
- the otsB gene encoding trehalose-phosphatase — MAGTRTESPPAPLEDRIPEIRATLERAAGLLVCLDFDGTLAPIVEEPDAAAPTDRNREAVTALARTPGVTTAVVSGRALADVRGRIDGPEIYAGNHGLELVRNGAVAVHPVARKRAATVERICATLETALASVPNARVENKRLTGTVHFRSVPAAAEGVVRRLTRRVVDRFGDDELELSTGKRILEFGPDFPWGKGNAVELIAADEPPETAVVYVGDDVTDESAFRAVEPDGIGVRVGHDDPTAASYRLGDPADVASFLSWLEATGTELIDRSSRRDTVPTEIQ; from the coding sequence ATGGCGGGCACACGCACCGAATCGCCGCCGGCCCCCCTCGAGGACCGGATACCGGAGATTCGGGCGACGCTCGAGCGCGCCGCCGGCCTCCTCGTCTGTCTGGACTTCGACGGGACGCTGGCGCCGATCGTCGAGGAGCCAGACGCCGCAGCGCCGACCGACCGCAACCGGGAGGCGGTGACCGCGCTGGCGCGCACGCCAGGGGTAACGACGGCGGTGGTCAGCGGCCGAGCGCTGGCCGACGTCCGGGGGCGGATCGACGGTCCCGAGATCTACGCGGGGAACCACGGACTCGAACTCGTCCGCAACGGTGCGGTTGCCGTGCATCCGGTGGCGCGCAAGCGCGCGGCCACGGTCGAACGGATCTGTGCGACCCTCGAGACGGCGCTCGCGAGCGTGCCGAACGCCCGCGTCGAGAACAAGCGTCTGACCGGAACCGTCCACTTCAGGTCCGTGCCGGCGGCCGCGGAGGGCGTCGTCCGGCGGCTGACGCGGCGCGTCGTCGACCGGTTCGGCGACGACGAACTCGAGCTCTCGACGGGCAAACGAATCCTCGAGTTCGGGCCGGACTTCCCGTGGGGGAAGGGCAACGCGGTCGAACTGATCGCCGCCGACGAGCCGCCGGAGACGGCCGTCGTCTACGTCGGGGACGACGTCACCGACGAGTCGGCGTTTCGGGCCGTCGAACCCGACGGCATCGGCGTTCGCGTCGGACACGATGATCCGACGGCAGCCTCCTATCGGCTCGGCGACCCCGCGGACGTGGCGTCGTTTCTCTCGTGGCTCGAGGCGACCGGCACGGAACTGATCGACCGATCGAGTCGGAGGGACACGGTTCCCACGGAAATACAGTAG